In a single window of the Elaeis guineensis isolate ETL-2024a chromosome 4, EG11, whole genome shotgun sequence genome:
- the LOC140857172 gene encoding LOW QUALITY PROTEIN: GATA transcription factor 4-like (The sequence of the model RefSeq protein was modified relative to this genomic sequence to represent the inferred CDS: inserted 1 base in 1 codon) translates to MATEWQIGMGAAASAAAAAAAPLTGSASPAYFYGLPSTDTLHIDDLLDFSNHDLFPSAEAHLLPTPQQSSAITTATRPYAGNADSSSIFQTHHHPSSSFPDDIYIPSEEAAELEWLSKFVDDSFSDIPYPTAVTGVVAPAGDAHLRAEPSVPGRGARSKRSRAPTGFAAGAAWSSIPPPSQTSPSSSSSSSSSDFPPSKPKASAGSSNNNNNGXGKEGGGEIGVEGGVRRCTHCASEKTPQWRTGPLGPKTLCNACGVRYKSGRLVPEYRPAASPTFVLTQHSNSHRKVMELRRQKELLLLRHDNPSSAASTSAPAAPGPRPELLFHDYGVC, encoded by the exons ATGGCAACCGAGTGGCAGATTGGAATGGGAGCCGCTGCttcagctgctgctgctgctgctgcaccgCTCACCGGTAGTGCTTCTCCGGCGTACTTCTACGGACTTCCCTCCACCGACACCCTCCACATCGACGACCTCCTCGACTTCTCCAACCACGACCTTTTCCCTTCCGCCGAGGCCCATCTCCTCCCCACGCCCCAGCAGTCATCAGCCATCACCACCGCGACCCGCCCTTACGCTGGCAACGCCGACTCCTCCTCCATTTTCCAAACCCACCACCACCCCTCTTCCTCCTTCCCCGACGACATCTACATTCCC AGCGAGGAGGCGGCGGAGCTGGAATGGCTGTCCAAGTTCGTTGACGATTCGTTCTCCGACATCCCCTATCCAACCGCCGTCACCGGCGTCGTTGCCCCCGCCGGGGATGCGCAtctccgggcggaaccctccgtTCCCGGCCGGGGAGCCAGGAGCAAGCGCTCCCGGGCTCCCACTGGCTTCGCCGCTGGCGCCGCCTGGTCCTCCATACCCCCGCCGTCCCAGACCTCgccctcctcctcctcgtcgTCGTCATCGTCCGATTTCCCACCGTCGAAGCCGAAGGCGAGCGCCGgcagtagtaataataataataacg AGGGGAAAGAAGGGGGAGGGGAGATCGGGGTGGAGGGCGGGGTGCGACGGTGCACGCACTGCGCGTCGGAGAAGACGCCGCAGTGGCGGACGGGGCCGCTGGGGCCGAAGACACTGTGCAACGCGTGCGGGGTGCGGTACAAGTCCGGCCGGCTTGTGCCGGAGTACCGGCCGGCGGCCAGCCCCACCTTCGTCCTCACCCAGCACTCCAACTCCCATCGCAAGGTCATGGAGCTCCGCCGCCAGAaggagctcctcctcctccgccacgACAATCCATCCTCCGCCGCCTCCACCTCCGCCCCCGCCGCCCCAGGCCCGCGACCGGAGCTCCTTTTCCACGACTACGGGGTCTGCTAA